In the Acidimicrobiales bacterium genome, one interval contains:
- a CDS encoding 4a-hydroxytetrahydrobiopterin dehydratase: MADRTLLTDGERADLATRLPDWELAGDQLRRTFTFANFVEAWAFMAEVAAIAEDLRHHPDWSNSWNRVDMAITTHRLSGPDGANGAGGLTHLDVTFAEAVGRLLGP; this comes from the coding sequence ATGGCTGACCGGACGCTACTGACCGATGGGGAACGGGCCGACCTGGCTACACGGCTGCCCGACTGGGAACTAGCCGGAGATCAGCTCCGCCGGACGTTCACGTTCGCCAACTTCGTGGAAGCGTGGGCGTTCATGGCTGAAGTGGCGGCCATAGCCGAAGATCTGCGACACCACCCCGATTGGTCCAACTCGTGGAATCGGGTGGACATGGCCATCACCACCCACCGTCTGTCCGGTCCTGATGGGGCCAACGGCGCCGGTGGTTTGACTCACCTCGACGTGACCTTCGCCGAAGCGGTTGGTCGACTTCTCGGGCCCTGA
- a CDS encoding pyridoxamine 5'-phosphate oxidase family protein, protein MNGDLPNERYVRLTTWTSDGRPKHTPVWIVGLAPGGSDDSQVRVGFTTGSKSWKVRRILRNPAVELQPSDIDGALLPGSLPITASARVVHGPAFRAVRRAVRRKYRLEDLKISLQAIPARLSGRGPLSDCAVVVTLTDWHPTSRQS, encoded by the coding sequence TTGAACGGCGACCTGCCTAACGAGCGTTACGTCCGCCTCACCACCTGGACGAGCGACGGGCGTCCGAAACACACGCCGGTCTGGATCGTCGGGCTGGCCCCCGGAGGGTCGGATGACTCCCAGGTCCGGGTCGGCTTCACGACGGGTTCGAAGTCGTGGAAGGTGCGGCGCATCCTCAGAAACCCTGCCGTCGAGTTGCAGCCCAGTGACATCGATGGCGCCCTGCTCCCAGGATCGCTCCCGATCACGGCGAGCGCTCGAGTCGTCCATGGCCCGGCGTTCAGGGCCGTCCGGCGGGCCGTCCGGCGAAAGTACCGGTTGGAGGATCTTAAGATCAGCCTCCAGGCGATCCCCGCCCGCCTTAGCGGCCGTGGCCCGCTGAGCGACTGCGCGGTGGTGGTCACGCTGACGGATTGGCATCCCACCTCCCGCCAGTCCTAA
- a CDS encoding SUF system NifU family Fe-S cluster assembly protein yields MAGLEDLYREIILDHYRSPRNRGELEVPPATMAEGFNPLCGDEIRVYLEVDDGVISDMRIGGQGCSISQSSASMMSTAVIGKSIDEARDMLRQFKEMMSIHEHGLDGDNGDRAGDNTADQPGASGLGDLEALRGVVKFPVRIKCATLGWNTFDQALTESSSE; encoded by the coding sequence ATGGCCGGACTCGAAGACCTCTACCGCGAGATCATCCTCGACCACTACCGGAGTCCCCGGAACCGTGGCGAGCTCGAGGTGCCGCCGGCCACCATGGCCGAGGGCTTCAACCCGCTGTGCGGCGACGAGATCCGGGTGTACCTCGAGGTCGACGACGGGGTAATCAGCGACATGCGAATCGGCGGACAGGGCTGTTCGATCAGCCAGTCGTCAGCGTCGATGATGTCCACAGCGGTGATCGGAAAGTCGATTGACGAGGCCCGCGACATGCTGCGGCAGTTCAAGGAGATGATGTCGATCCACGAGCACGGGCTGGATGGCGACAACGGCGATCGCGCCGGTGATAACACTGCGGATCAGCCGGGCGCTTCCGGTCTCGGCGACCTGGAGGCCCTGCGGGGCGTGGTGAAGTTCCCGGTTCGCATCAAGTGCGCCACCCTCGGCTGGAATACCTTTGACCAAGCACTCACTGAATCCTCCAGCGAGTGA
- a CDS encoding SufS family cysteine desulfurase gives MSATLDVAAIKAEFPLLQREVNDHPIVYLDSGATSQKPQSVLDAMDQYYAEINANIHRGAYLIAERATTAVENSRVALARFLGAPSAEEIVFTKNATEAINLVAYSWGRANLVEGDVILLTALEHHANIVPWQQLATERGLDIRWIPVDDDGRLDLADLDVLLDDVKLLAVTAASNVTGALPPIRHLADAAHALGATVLVDASQWVPHLPTDVTAWDADFVAVTGHKMCGPTGIGALWGRQELLDAMPPFLGGGSMIQNVTFEGFTPADVPARFEAGTQPIAEIVGWNAAIDFLEGLGMEAVAAHERNLTAYALRTLTERFGDDLIIHGPSTVEERGGTLSLAYRNIHPHDLSQVLDQHGVCVRAGHHCAKPLMKVLGVNATARASLYLYNDESDVDALADAMAYASDFFAL, from the coding sequence GTGTCCGCCACCCTCGACGTCGCCGCCATCAAGGCCGAGTTCCCGCTGCTGCAGCGGGAAGTCAACGACCACCCCATCGTCTACCTCGATTCGGGCGCAACCTCCCAGAAGCCCCAGTCAGTACTGGATGCCATGGACCAGTACTACGCCGAAATCAACGCCAATATCCACCGCGGCGCCTACCTGATCGCCGAGCGGGCCACCACTGCCGTGGAAAACTCCCGGGTCGCCCTCGCCCGGTTCCTCGGCGCACCTTCGGCAGAAGAGATCGTGTTCACCAAGAACGCCACCGAGGCCATCAACCTGGTCGCCTACTCATGGGGTCGGGCCAACCTGGTGGAAGGCGACGTCATCCTCCTAACCGCGCTTGAGCACCACGCCAACATTGTCCCGTGGCAACAGTTGGCCACCGAGCGGGGCTTGGACATCCGTTGGATCCCGGTCGACGACGACGGACGCCTCGACCTGGCCGATCTAGACGTTCTGTTAGACGACGTGAAACTGTTGGCCGTCACCGCGGCATCCAACGTGACCGGTGCACTGCCTCCGATCCGCCATCTGGCCGACGCAGCCCACGCCTTGGGCGCCACCGTGCTGGTCGACGCCAGCCAGTGGGTCCCCCACCTGCCGACCGATGTAACCGCCTGGGACGCCGACTTCGTGGCTGTCACCGGCCACAAAATGTGTGGCCCGACGGGCATCGGCGCGCTGTGGGGCCGTCAGGAGCTGCTCGATGCCATGCCACCGTTCCTAGGCGGCGGGTCGATGATCCAGAACGTCACCTTCGAAGGATTCACCCCGGCCGACGTTCCCGCCCGCTTCGAGGCAGGCACCCAGCCCATTGCCGAGATCGTCGGCTGGAACGCGGCAATTGATTTTCTCGAGGGCCTCGGCATGGAGGCCGTGGCCGCCCACGAGCGGAACCTCACGGCCTACGCCCTTCGTACCCTCACCGAACGGTTCGGCGACGACCTAATTATCCACGGTCCGAGCACCGTCGAGGAACGGGGCGGCACCCTGTCGCTGGCCTACCGGAACATCCACCCGCACGATCTCAGCCAGGTACTCGACCAACACGGCGTCTGTGTGCGGGCCGGCCACCACTGCGCCAAGCCCCTCATGAAGGTGTTGGGCGTCAACGCCACGGCCCGTGCCTCGCTTTACCTCTACAACGATGAATCTGATGTCGACGCGCTGGCCGATGCAATGGCCTACGCCAGCGACTTCTTCGCCCTCTGA
- the sufC gene encoding Fe-S cluster assembly ATPase SufC — protein sequence MSTPEIPVPVAPLFEVTDLHASTTDGVEILRGVDLVVQHGEVHALMGPNGSGKSTLASVLLGSPEYVVTSGSVRFRGDEITDWSPDVRGKAGIFLAFQYPLEITGVSVINFLRQSLSARKGIDLSVLELRLSIMDWMDRLGMDPSFADRHVNEGFSGGEKKRNEILQMAILEPEMAILDETDSGLDIDALQVVAEGVAEVRSDRPQLGVLAITHYQRLLDKLHPDMVHILVDGRIVERGGPDLAARLEAEGYEAFRPAGSAAGT from the coding sequence GTGAGCACCCCTGAAATTCCCGTACCCGTGGCCCCACTGTTCGAGGTGACGGATCTCCACGCGTCGACCACCGACGGCGTCGAGATCCTGCGGGGCGTCGACCTGGTGGTCCAGCACGGTGAGGTCCACGCCCTCATGGGACCCAACGGGTCCGGCAAGTCAACGCTGGCCTCGGTTCTTCTCGGAAGCCCCGAATACGTGGTGACCAGTGGTTCGGTGCGGTTCCGGGGCGACGAGATCACCGACTGGTCGCCCGACGTGCGTGGCAAAGCCGGCATTTTCCTGGCCTTCCAATACCCCCTGGAGATCACCGGCGTGTCGGTCATCAACTTCCTGCGCCAGTCCCTGTCGGCCCGCAAGGGCATCGACCTCTCGGTGCTTGAACTTCGCCTCTCGATCATGGACTGGATGGACCGCCTCGGCATGGATCCATCGTTCGCCGACCGCCACGTCAACGAGGGCTTCTCAGGTGGCGAGAAGAAGCGCAACGAGATTCTTCAGATGGCCATCCTCGAACCGGAGATGGCCATCCTCGACGAGACCGACTCGGGCCTTGACATTGACGCCCTTCAGGTGGTGGCCGAAGGTGTGGCCGAGGTCCGCAGCGACCGTCCCCAACTCGGCGTGCTAGCCATCACCCACTACCAGCGACTCCTCGACAAGCTCCATCCCGACATGGTGCACATCCTCGTCGACGGACGGATTGTCGAACGTGGTGGCCCGGACCTGGCCGCCCGTCTCGAAGCCGAGGGCTATGAGGCATTCCGGCCGGCCGGATCGGCTGCCGGGACCTGA
- a CDS encoding MBL fold metallo-hydrolase gives MDTTSADDDSTMTVPTSPHAGPCTHHDHPRPPVSGVTLHWCDEQAEIHRIVVGDYENNVFVLRCRQTGQSVLIDAANEHDKLLELCRALNVQSVLETHGHWDHIQAVPAVRAAGYRVAVTADDAAMLPSYDDLLEDETVLEVGRLRLHTICTPGHTPGSICFRLEGSPILFSGDTLFPGGPGNTTFEGGDFSTIIGSIDRRLFAPLPPETVVMPGHGADTTIGAEQPKLDEWVDRGW, from the coding sequence ATGGACACAACCTCCGCCGATGACGACTCCACCATGACGGTGCCCACGTCACCGCACGCCGGGCCGTGCACCCACCACGACCATCCCCGACCGCCAGTGTCCGGGGTGACCCTCCATTGGTGCGACGAGCAGGCCGAGATCCACCGGATCGTGGTCGGTGACTACGAGAACAACGTGTTCGTGTTGAGGTGCCGCCAGACCGGCCAGTCGGTCCTGATCGACGCCGCCAACGAGCACGACAAGCTCCTTGAACTCTGCCGGGCGCTCAACGTGCAGTCGGTACTTGAGACCCACGGTCACTGGGACCACATCCAGGCCGTACCCGCCGTGCGCGCCGCGGGTTACCGGGTGGCCGTGACAGCCGACGACGCGGCGATGCTCCCCAGCTACGACGACCTTCTCGAGGACGAGACGGTGCTTGAGGTGGGTCGCCTTCGCCTGCACACCATCTGCACGCCGGGCCACACCCCGGGGTCCATCTGTTTCCGTCTCGAAGGTTCACCGATTCTGTTCAGCGGCGACACCCTGTTTCCCGGGGGTCCCGGGAATACCACGTTCGAGGGCGGCGACTTCTCTACCATCATCGGGTCCATTGACCGACGGCTGTTTGCTCCCCTCCCCCCCGAAACAGTCGTCATGCCCGGGCATGGCGCGGACACGACCATCGGTGCCGAGCAGCCGAAGCTCGATGAGTGGGTGGACCGGGGCTGGTGA
- a CDS encoding acyl-CoA dehydrogenase family protein, which translates to MNFAFSEEQEQLREFVRQFLENYSPETAVRELMETEVGYDAETWSMMAEQLGLQSLVIPEEYGGQGFGYVELIVVLEEMGRALLCAPFFSTVVLAANTLIHAGDEAAASALLPGIASGETIATLAFTEESGRWDEAGITMEASASDDAWTLSGSKMYVLDGHIADLVLVAARTTNGVSLFHVAGDADGLTRTALATMDMTRKQARLDFDGVSATLIGAEGAGWPVLERVLDLAAVALAAEQVGGAQICLDTAVQYAKDRVQFGRPIGSFQAIKHKCADMLLEVESAKSAAYYAGWCAAELNDELPSVASLAKAYCSEAYFHTTAENIQIHGGIGFTWEHPAHLYFKRAKSSELLFGDPTYHRELLAQRIGI; encoded by the coding sequence ATGAACTTCGCATTCAGCGAGGAACAGGAACAGCTGCGGGAGTTCGTCCGCCAGTTTCTCGAGAACTACTCGCCGGAGACTGCCGTCCGTGAGCTCATGGAGACTGAGGTCGGCTACGACGCCGAGACCTGGTCGATGATGGCCGAGCAGCTCGGACTGCAGAGCCTCGTCATCCCCGAAGAGTACGGCGGTCAGGGCTTCGGCTACGTCGAGCTCATCGTGGTGCTCGAGGAGATGGGTCGGGCCCTACTGTGCGCCCCGTTCTTCTCCACCGTGGTGCTGGCTGCCAACACGCTCATCCACGCCGGTGACGAGGCTGCGGCTTCGGCTCTGCTGCCCGGTATCGCCTCGGGTGAGACCATCGCCACGCTGGCCTTCACCGAGGAGAGCGGCCGTTGGGACGAGGCGGGTATCACCATGGAGGCTTCGGCCAGTGATGACGCCTGGACCCTCTCGGGCTCCAAGATGTACGTCCTGGATGGTCACATCGCTGACCTGGTGCTGGTGGCGGCCCGTACCACCAACGGTGTGTCGCTGTTCCACGTGGCCGGTGACGCCGATGGCCTGACCCGCACCGCACTGGCCACCATGGACATGACCCGTAAGCAGGCCCGCCTCGACTTCGACGGCGTGTCGGCCACCCTGATCGGTGCCGAGGGGGCCGGCTGGCCGGTGCTCGAGCGGGTACTGGACCTGGCTGCGGTGGCTCTGGCGGCCGAGCAGGTCGGTGGCGCCCAGATCTGTCTGGACACCGCCGTTCAGTACGCCAAGGACCGCGTCCAGTTCGGTCGGCCCATCGGTTCGTTTCAGGCCATCAAGCACAAGTGCGCCGACATGCTGCTCGAAGTGGAGTCGGCGAAGTCGGCCGCCTACTACGCCGGTTGGTGTGCAGCAGAGTTGAACGACGAGCTTCCGTCGGTGGCCTCGTTGGCTAAGGCGTACTGCTCAGAGGCCTACTTCCACACGACGGCTGAGAACATCCAGATCCACGGCGGCATCGGTTTCACGTGGGAGCACCCGGCGCATTTGTACTTCAAGCGGGCCAAGAGTTCCGAGTTGCTGTTCGGCGACCCGACCTATCACCGGGAGTTGCTCGCCCAGCGAATCGGAATCTGA
- a CDS encoding GDP-L-fucose synthase, which translates to MIDRSAPLFVAGHRGLVGSAIVRRLKDEGFTDLRTVGRDDLDLRDQAAVDAWFDAERPQYVFLVAGTVGGIHANSTRPAEFLYDNLMIHGTVVQAAHRTGVDKLLYLGSSCIYPRHATQPITEEALLSGPLEPTNEGYALAKIAGIKLCETYRRQYGDDFISAMPTNLYGPGDNFDLEGGHVLPALMRRFHEARLAGDDSVTVWGTGTARREFLHVDDLADACLHLMDHYSAPGHVNVGTGIDLTIRELAEAIRDLVHPDGALVFDTSKPDGMPRKVLDVSRLAALGWTASTPLSDGLAATYDWFLEAEAEGNLRL; encoded by the coding sequence ATGATCGACCGGTCAGCGCCCCTGTTCGTCGCTGGACACCGCGGCCTCGTCGGCTCAGCGATCGTCCGGCGGTTGAAGGACGAGGGATTCACTGATCTGCGAACCGTCGGCCGTGACGACCTGGACCTTCGGGACCAGGCGGCGGTTGACGCCTGGTTCGATGCCGAACGCCCCCAGTACGTGTTCTTGGTGGCTGGCACGGTGGGCGGTATCCACGCCAACAGCACCCGACCGGCCGAGTTTCTCTACGACAACCTGATGATCCACGGCACAGTGGTGCAGGCCGCCCACCGGACCGGGGTGGACAAGTTGCTGTACCTCGGCAGTTCGTGCATCTACCCGCGGCACGCAACCCAACCGATTACCGAGGAGGCCCTGCTGTCGGGGCCGCTGGAACCCACCAACGAAGGCTACGCACTGGCCAAGATCGCCGGCATCAAGCTGTGCGAGACCTACCGGCGCCAGTACGGCGATGACTTCATCTCGGCCATGCCGACCAACCTCTACGGGCCAGGCGACAACTTCGACCTAGAGGGTGGCCACGTGCTTCCCGCCCTAATGCGACGCTTCCACGAGGCCCGTCTGGCCGGGGACGACTCGGTGACCGTGTGGGGAACGGGTACAGCCCGGCGGGAGTTCCTCCACGTGGACGACCTGGCCGATGCGTGCCTCCACCTGATGGACCACTACTCGGCGCCCGGTCACGTCAATGTGGGCACGGGCATCGACCTGACCATCCGAGAACTGGCTGAGGCGATCCGGGACCTGGTCCACCCGGACGGAGCGTTGGTGTTCGACACCAGCAAGCCGGACGGCATGCCCCGCAAGGTGCTCGACGTGTCCCGTCTGGCTGCCCTGGGCTGGACGGCATCGACGCCACTGTCCGACGGGCTCGCTGCCACCTACGACTGGTTCCTGGAAGCAGAGGCCGAGGGCAACCTGCGCCTCTAG
- a CDS encoding HhH-GPD-type base excision DNA repair protein, protein MTSPPARSKGNPPGTLAITGDEAADRLLNTNPLALLIGMLLDQQVPMEWAFKGPATLAGRLGHLDPEAIAAADPEAFLETCSSKPAIHRFPRSMAGRIQDLCRHLVDHHDGDAANVWVGATDGADLAHRLQALPGYGAEKTKIFVAILAKRMGYRPDGWEAAAGPFADDVPRSVADIDGPEALTTVRAWKKAQKAAGKTKQQ, encoded by the coding sequence ATGACTTCCCCACCAGCACGTTCTAAGGGCAACCCGCCGGGCACGCTGGCCATCACCGGCGACGAGGCCGCCGACCGTCTGCTCAACACCAACCCGTTGGCCCTGCTTATCGGCATGCTTCTGGACCAGCAGGTCCCAATGGAATGGGCGTTCAAGGGGCCGGCCACCCTGGCCGGCCGCCTTGGCCATCTCGATCCTGAAGCCATCGCGGCGGCCGACCCCGAGGCGTTCCTCGAAACCTGTAGCTCTAAGCCGGCCATCCACCGCTTCCCCCGCTCGATGGCCGGCCGCATCCAGGACCTGTGCCGGCACCTCGTCGACCATCACGACGGTGATGCCGCCAACGTGTGGGTCGGTGCTACCGACGGAGCCGACCTGGCCCACCGACTTCAGGCGCTGCCCGGCTACGGCGCCGAGAAGACGAAGATCTTCGTGGCCATCCTGGCCAAACGGATGGGCTATCGGCCCGACGGCTGGGAGGCTGCGGCCGGCCCGTTCGCCGATGACGTACCCCGATCGGTGGCCGACATCGACGGCCCGGAAGCACTCACCACCGTGCGGGCCTGGAAGAAGGCCCAGAAGGCCGCCGGGAAGACCAAGCAGCAGTAG
- the aceE gene encoding pyruvate dehydrogenase (acetyl-transferring), homodimeric type gives MIDGFINQLPDGDPGETREWIDSFDSLVDQSGRRRGRFMLAKLLERAGELNVGHAPPTWTPYVNTIATEDQPWFPGDEHIERRIRAFIRWNAAAMVINANKTADGIGGHLSTFASSASLYEVGYNWFFRGKDDGRPGDHVYFQGHAAPGVYARAFLERRLEERHLDRFRMEIGGDGLSSYPHPRLMPDFWEFPTVSMGLGPINSIYHARFNKYVQNRRIDDTSESRVFSFLGDGECDEPETLGAISLAGRSGLGNLIWIVNCNLQRLDGPVRGNGQIIQELEGVFRGAGWNVLKVIWGSEWDELIHADVDGVLLNKFNSTVDGEYQRLAVEGGDYVREHFFGPDPRLRAMVEHLSDQQLADLPRGGHDYQKVYAAYRNATEENDAPTVILAKTIKGWTLGPGFEARNATHQIKKMTANELLALRERLHLEDEIPESALAGDRAPYYRPAEDSPENEYMVQRRRALGGSIPKRRIRNRRPLTMPDPSVFAGLSKGSEGRAVSTTMAMTNLLRDLMRDEAFGPRVVPIVPDEARTFGMDSLFREFGIYAPFGQLYEPVDHELLLSYSESTDGQLIEEGITECGSMSSFIAAGTTYANLGVPMVPFYTFYSMFGFQRVGDSIWSAADSRARGFLLGATAGRTTLAGEGLQHQDGHSLLLAATVPACQAFDPAFAYEVGAIIEDGLTRMYGSDEPHGNEDVFYYVTLYNEAYEMPPRPDHVTAEDVVRGLYLWADAPDGSGSIGASPNSARARATLMFSGSAQGAARAATAELSERWDVAVDLWSATSYKRLREEALAVERRNRLHPMDPAEVPLVTRLLSDGEGPVVAVSDYQKLVPGQVARWIPRPYHTLGTDGFGRSDTREALRRFFEVDTGHVVVAVLHALAREGTIDPAVVAEAIAHHGLDTEIADPGRADTVPEPGQGVGHSDGDDGARST, from the coding sequence GTGATCGACGGATTCATCAACCAACTCCCGGATGGCGACCCCGGCGAGACCCGGGAGTGGATCGACTCCTTTGACTCACTTGTCGACCAGTCGGGCCGACGTCGCGGTCGATTCATGCTGGCCAAACTCCTGGAACGCGCCGGCGAACTCAACGTCGGCCATGCGCCACCTACATGGACTCCGTACGTCAACACCATCGCTACCGAAGACCAGCCGTGGTTCCCGGGTGATGAGCACATCGAACGACGCATCAGGGCCTTCATCCGTTGGAACGCCGCTGCCATGGTCATCAACGCCAACAAGACCGCTGACGGGATCGGCGGCCACCTCTCGACGTTCGCCTCGTCGGCCTCCCTCTACGAGGTGGGCTACAACTGGTTCTTCCGGGGCAAGGACGACGGCCGCCCCGGCGACCACGTCTACTTCCAGGGCCACGCCGCTCCCGGCGTGTACGCCCGGGCCTTCCTGGAACGCCGGCTGGAGGAACGCCATCTGGACCGGTTCCGCATGGAGATCGGCGGCGACGGCCTGTCCAGTTACCCCCACCCCCGCCTCATGCCCGACTTCTGGGAGTTCCCCACCGTCTCGATGGGGCTCGGACCGATCAACTCCATTTACCACGCCCGCTTCAACAAGTACGTCCAGAACCGCCGGATCGACGACACGTCGGAGAGCCGGGTGTTCAGCTTTCTGGGCGACGGCGAGTGCGACGAACCCGAAACCCTGGGCGCCATCTCCCTGGCCGGCCGGTCGGGCCTGGGCAACCTCATCTGGATCGTCAACTGCAACCTGCAGCGACTCGACGGCCCGGTCCGGGGCAACGGCCAGATAATCCAGGAACTGGAGGGTGTGTTCCGGGGCGCCGGCTGGAACGTCCTCAAGGTCATCTGGGGTTCGGAATGGGACGAGCTGATCCACGCTGACGTCGACGGGGTCCTCCTCAACAAGTTCAACTCCACCGTCGACGGTGAGTACCAGCGCCTGGCCGTCGAGGGCGGGGACTACGTCCGGGAACACTTCTTCGGCCCCGATCCCCGCCTCAGGGCGATGGTCGAACACCTGTCGGACCAGCAGTTGGCCGACCTACCTCGGGGCGGTCACGACTACCAGAAGGTCTACGCCGCCTACCGCAATGCCACCGAGGAGAACGACGCCCCCACGGTGATCCTGGCCAAGACCATCAAGGGCTGGACGCTCGGCCCGGGCTTCGAAGCCCGCAACGCCACCCACCAGATCAAGAAAATGACGGCCAACGAACTGCTGGCCCTGCGAGAGCGCCTCCACCTGGAGGACGAGATCCCCGAGTCGGCCCTGGCCGGCGACCGGGCGCCCTACTACCGGCCTGCCGAGGACAGTCCCGAGAACGAGTACATGGTGCAACGCCGTCGGGCACTCGGTGGTTCGATCCCCAAGCGTCGGATCCGTAATCGGCGCCCACTCACCATGCCCGACCCGTCGGTGTTCGCCGGGCTCTCCAAGGGATCCGAGGGTCGGGCCGTGTCGACCACGATGGCCATGACCAATTTGTTGCGCGACCTCATGCGCGACGAGGCGTTCGGTCCACGCGTGGTGCCCATCGTTCCCGACGAGGCCCGCACGTTCGGCATGGACTCGCTGTTCCGGGAGTTCGGCATCTACGCCCCGTTCGGCCAGCTCTACGAACCGGTCGACCACGAGCTGCTGTTGTCGTACAGCGAGAGCACCGATGGGCAGCTCATCGAAGAGGGCATCACCGAATGTGGGTCGATGTCCAGCTTCATCGCCGCCGGTACGACCTACGCCAACCTCGGCGTGCCGATGGTGCCCTTCTACACCTTCTATTCGATGTTCGGCTTCCAACGGGTCGGTGACTCAATCTGGTCGGCTGCCGATTCAAGGGCTCGAGGCTTCCTCCTGGGGGCCACGGCTGGACGGACCACGCTGGCCGGCGAAGGCCTCCAGCACCAGGACGGCCACAGTCTCCTCCTGGCCGCGACCGTCCCAGCGTGTCAGGCCTTCGACCCGGCGTTCGCCTACGAGGTGGGCGCCATCATCGAGGACGGCTTGACCCGGATGTACGGAAGCGACGAGCCCCATGGGAACGAGGACGTCTTCTACTACGTGACGCTCTACAACGAGGCCTACGAGATGCCTCCCCGGCCCGACCATGTCACCGCCGAGGACGTCGTCCGAGGGCTCTACCTCTGGGCGGATGCTCCCGATGGGTCCGGTTCTATAGGGGCTAGTCCGAACTCGGCTCGCGCTCGGGCGACGCTGATGTTTTCCGGTTCAGCACAGGGAGCGGCCCGGGCCGCCACCGCCGAACTCTCCGAACGGTGGGACGTCGCCGTGGATCTCTGGAGTGCCACCTCCTACAAGCGGCTCCGAGAGGAAGCCCTCGCCGTTGAGCGCCGCAACCGGCTCCACCCGATGGATCCCGCCGAGGTTCCGCTGGTGACCCGGCTGCTGTCCGACGGCGAGGGGCCGGTGGTCGCTGTATCGGACTACCAGAAGCTGGTTCCCGGCCAGGTGGCCCGTTGGATCCCTCGCCCGTACCACACCCTCGGTACCGACGGTTTTGGCCGCAGCGACACTCGCGAGGCGCTGCGCCGCTTCTTCGAGGTGGACACCGGTCATGTGGTGGTAGCCGTGCTGCACGCCTTGGCCCGTGAGGGCACCATCGACCCGGCCGTGGTCGCCGAGGCCATTGCCCACCACGGGCTGGACACCGAGATCGCCGATCCTGGACGAGCTGACACGGTGCCCGAACCCGGCCAGGGCGTGGGGCATAGCGACGGGGACGATGGTGCTCGCAGCACCTGA
- a CDS encoding ribonuclease H, with product MPNSDRLFDPSAADEPARVGNNSASVDGESAGEQVVAYTDGACSGNPGPGGWAWVVPDGPYAAGCAVETTNQRMELTATLEAVRAFAGPLLVVSDSTYVVHCFRDGWWEKWLRKGWVNAKKEPVANRDLWEPLIEAVQARGNVEFRWVKGHSGDRWNDEADRLAVEAGTRQVGLKG from the coding sequence GTGCCCAACTCCGACCGACTGTTCGATCCGTCCGCAGCCGATGAGCCGGCCCGGGTGGGAAATAATTCTGCGTCGGTGGACGGCGAGTCGGCCGGCGAGCAGGTGGTCGCCTACACGGATGGTGCGTGCTCGGGAAACCCCGGCCCTGGAGGTTGGGCGTGGGTGGTGCCCGACGGTCCGTACGCCGCCGGGTGCGCCGTTGAGACGACCAATCAACGAATGGAGCTGACGGCCACGTTGGAAGCGGTGCGGGCCTTCGCTGGCCCACTGCTGGTGGTCAGTGACTCGACGTACGTCGTGCACTGCTTCCGGGATGGCTGGTGGGAGAAGTGGCTCCGCAAGGGCTGGGTCAACGCCAAGAAGGAACCAGTAGCCAACCGGGATTTGTGGGAGCCGCTGATTGAGGCGGTCCAGGCACGGGGGAATGTCGAGTTCCGCTGGGTGAAGGGCCACTCGGGTGATCGGTGGAACGACGAAGCCGATCGCCTCGCTGTCGAGGCAGGCACCCGACAGGTGGGTCTGAAGGGCTAG